A genomic segment from uncultured Alistipes sp. encodes:
- a CDS encoding RagB/SusD family nutrient uptake outer membrane protein: MKKLIYILIFAAAAPVMLLPTSCSTLEDTLSPESPSSFESATVYSNVSLADYAVVGIYQYFTIDRSYRNRYNTYYGFNTDIEWYNSANTDASKSDEKSNLAGFNTSANSSNEINQSGERRLFSIIYQAIEQCNLNIQGLRTYGNVSTNPDMAHLLGESLTMRAMFYYDLIKAWGDVPARFEPVTQATIYIPKVDRDVIFAQIIADLQEAAPMMYWPGESTFTATTGRANRAFADGLLARICLAAAGYAWRPDDGQVGTGNYGSYRRSTRVESGEWANDKLYEIALAACQDVISQENVHVMLEPEYEQLWRDVCTWKNDAVNRETIFAMPFGHTTLRGRWLSNNAIKHNAVDQYCQYSSGGGSVGPVPTMYYEFEANDVRRDLTCVNYAWSAESNSVQIPADFNKWYFGKYRYEWTSQVITSTDDGIMPIVLRYADVLLMAAECYNQLGDLSKAKAEFQKVRMRAYAGNEGDVTAYMAKITDKDAMLKAIMHERALEFCGEYLRKGDLIRWGIFGKAILESRAKMLAIRDHGTYTSEITGRKYDYSTLGTYLYYRYVGDLNSVGKRETIEMWGLNPGEQDAPKGQGWTQLYKDDGSEPQEYITDSSLNDNKIATLDGSLGSATAKSEEAINSRMYWPIFSQDLSANPSIVNDFGY; this comes from the coding sequence ATGAAAAAACTGATTTATATTCTGATTTTTGCGGCCGCAGCACCCGTGATGTTGCTTCCGACGTCGTGCTCGACGCTGGAGGACACGCTGTCGCCGGAATCTCCGTCGTCGTTCGAATCCGCGACGGTCTATTCGAACGTCTCGCTGGCGGACTACGCCGTGGTGGGCATCTACCAGTATTTCACCATCGACCGTTCGTACCGCAACCGCTACAACACCTACTACGGGTTCAATACCGACATCGAGTGGTACAACTCGGCGAACACCGACGCTTCGAAGAGCGACGAGAAGTCGAACCTGGCCGGGTTCAACACCTCAGCCAACTCCTCGAACGAGATCAACCAGTCGGGCGAGCGTCGTCTCTTCTCGATCATCTACCAGGCCATCGAGCAGTGCAACCTGAACATCCAGGGCCTGCGGACCTACGGCAACGTGTCGACGAATCCCGACATGGCACACCTGCTGGGCGAATCGCTGACCATGCGTGCGATGTTCTACTACGATCTGATCAAGGCGTGGGGCGACGTTCCGGCGCGTTTCGAGCCGGTGACGCAGGCGACGATCTACATCCCGAAGGTCGACCGTGACGTGATCTTCGCACAGATCATCGCCGATCTGCAGGAGGCCGCCCCGATGATGTACTGGCCGGGCGAATCGACCTTCACGGCAACGACGGGCCGGGCCAACCGGGCCTTTGCCGACGGGCTGCTGGCGCGGATCTGCCTGGCGGCTGCGGGTTATGCGTGGCGTCCCGACGACGGACAGGTCGGCACGGGCAACTACGGTTCGTACCGCCGCAGCACGCGGGTCGAGTCGGGCGAGTGGGCCAACGACAAACTCTATGAGATCGCGCTGGCGGCGTGCCAGGACGTGATCTCGCAGGAGAACGTGCACGTGATGCTCGAACCCGAGTACGAGCAGTTGTGGCGCGACGTCTGCACGTGGAAGAACGATGCCGTGAACCGCGAGACGATCTTCGCCATGCCGTTCGGCCATACGACGCTGCGCGGGCGCTGGCTCTCGAACAACGCCATCAAGCACAACGCCGTCGACCAGTACTGCCAGTATTCGTCGGGCGGCGGATCGGTGGGTCCCGTGCCGACGATGTACTACGAGTTCGAGGCCAACGACGTGCGCCGCGACCTGACGTGCGTGAACTACGCCTGGTCGGCGGAGTCGAACTCCGTGCAGATTCCTGCGGACTTCAACAAGTGGTATTTCGGAAAATACCGCTACGAATGGACCTCGCAGGTGATCACGAGCACCGACGACGGCATCATGCCGATCGTGCTTCGCTATGCCGACGTGCTGCTGATGGCCGCCGAGTGCTACAACCAGCTGGGCGATCTGAGCAAGGCGAAGGCCGAGTTCCAGAAGGTCCGCATGCGTGCCTATGCCGGGAACGAGGGTGACGTGACGGCCTATATGGCGAAGATCACCGACAAGGATGCGATGTTGAAGGCGATCATGCACGAACGGGCCCTGGAGTTCTGCGGGGAGTACCTGCGCAAGGGCGACCTGATCCGCTGGGGCATTTTCGGCAAGGCGATTCTCGAATCGCGTGCGAAGATGCTTGCGATCCGCGACCACGGGACCTACACTTCGGAGATTACGGGCCGGAAGTACGACTATTCGACGCTGGGAACCTATCTCTACTACCGTTATGTGGGGGACCTGAACAGCGTCGGGAAGCGCGAGACGATCGAGATGTGGGGCCTGAACCCCGGGGAGCAGGATGCTCCGAAGGGCCAGGGCTGGACGCAGCTGTACAAGGACGACGGCTCGGAGCCGCAGGAATATATCACGGACAGCTCGCTCAACGACAACAAGATAGCGACGTTGGACGGCAGTCTGGGTTCGGCGACGGCAAAGAGCGAGGAGGCGATCAACAGCCGGATGTACTGGCCGATCTTCTCGCAGGATCTTTCGGCGAACCCCAGCATCGTGAACGATTTCGGATATTAG